The genomic interval CGATTTCCCCTGGCTTTTCGCGGCTGGTCAAAATCAAACAACTCTGGTGGTCGCTTTCGCTCACTTGCTGGAACAGGTCGCCGTAGGCCTCGTAGCCGGGCAGGTAGTGGCCAATGGTGCCACCCCCTTGCAGAATGGTTTCGCCGTTGTCGAGCACCAGCAGACAGCGGTGCTGCCGGAGATAGGTAAGCAGGCGGGCAATCTGGGCGGTGGGGCCAGGGGGCAGCTTAACCTCCTGCTGCTGCGACAAAATCGGCAGCAGATCCGCCAGCAGGTCGCTCATCTGGGGGGCATCGCGCAGGCTGCGCCACAGCACAAACTCGAACTGGGGCAGCAGGGTTTGGGCCAGCTTCACCGACAGGGCAGTTTTGCCCATGCCGCCCATGCCCAGCAGGGCCACCAGGCGGCAGCGGTCGCCCACTACCCACTGGTCCAGCAGGGCCAGTTCCTGGGTGCGGCCGCAGAAGAAGGAGACATCGATGGCTTCGCCCCAGGAGGTGTGGGGTTGGGGGAGTGGGTGGGTGGATGGGTGGGAGGGTGGATGGGTGGACGGGTGGGAGGGTGGATGGGTGGATGGGTGGATGGGTGGATGGGTGGATGGGTGGGAGGGTGGAGTTCTTGGGGATGGTGGAGAGGTGTCGGGGAAGTTGTAGTCGGCGCGATCGAGGATGAGGTCGAAGGCGGCGAAGAAGGCTTCGAGGGTGTGGCGATCGACGGTGACTTTGGCGTCGAGGACTTTGGTGATGGTTTTGAGGGAAAGCTGGGTGCGATCGCACAGTTGCTCTAGGGTGAGCCGCTGGCCGTAGTTGCTCTGGAGTTCTATCTGGCGCTGGGCTTGTTGTAACTTTTGTAACCCCTGGGGGGTCAAGGTCACTCCTCGCCGCCGCTGCGATCGCGTTTTTTCCACCCAATTTTCTACCCTTGCTCTAGCTCCATGGCGGGCAGGCACCTCCCTTGCCTGTCGCGGGCTGTCTCCCTCAGAGCATCGGTTCCAGCTTGAAGGAAATCATGCCATGAAAGACTTAAGAATCAGCTTTAAAAACAATAAACTTGATTCACTGACCTCCCCAGATAATCGGAAGCTCTGGACAACATTTGGCCCACTTCGCAATCGGAACCCTTAGAATCAGAGCTACCCCTTGAGATTGGGGATGACAACCGCTGTATTTATGGAGTCCAGACAAAAGGGTTGAGCACGGGTACCTGGGCCTCCTCGAAATCGGTGACGTTGCGGGTCACCACGCAGAGATGGTGCTTGATAGCGGTTGCTGCAATAAATAAATCGGGTTGGCTAAACGTATAGCCCCGCTTGCGGCCCTGCTCGACCCGTTGCCGCCAGATCAGAATCACGTCTTCATCAAGGGGCAATAGGCGATCGGCAAACCAGGGCCGTAGGGTGCCGTCGAGCCATTGGCTCAGTTCTTCGCGAAAGGTCAAATCCTCAAGCTGCTCAATGCCAAAGCGAATTTCTGCCAGAGTTACTGTGCTCAGGTAAAACGACTGCGGTGGCTGGCGTTCTGTCCACTGCTTGACGTTTGGATGGCAGTTGGTTTTGCGCAGCTCAGAGACAATATTAGTGTCAAGTAGCCACCCTTTCATAGTTCTATTGGGCGCACAGGAGCTTGAACGCTGGGTTGCTCGAAGTCTAGGCGGCTGAGGGGTGACTGGCTCAGCAGGTGGTGGAGATTGGGCTCTGCCAGCAACGGCAAAAGTCGGGCAAAGGTTTGGGCCGACAGCATCACCACCGCATCTTGCCCTCGCACAGTAATGCGCTGGGGTTCAGTATCCCGCGCCATGCGTACCACCTCACTGAGGTGAGCTTTAGCGTCTTCCAATTTCCAACTGCGAAACTGCTCCAGGTTGTGCAGCTGGGAATCGCTCGATGGTAAGGGGGCCATGGCCACAGCTGATCCGACTAGTACTAGTCGTATTGTAACCAGGCGGCGACGGTAGGCTGAATCTTGCCTTTAAACTTACCGCCTAACTTACTCTATCTTCCCTGGTATGCCCGGGGTGGGGAAGCGATAGTTAGAACAACGAAACGTTCACCACAAGCGTTTCCCGCCCAGGTTCTCCGCTTTTTTCCTGGGTTTGGCTTTTTCTCTCCGCTTTTTCCCTGATTGGGAGGTTTGTATGATTCACCACATGTCGATTCCGGCCAAGGATCCCCACCGGGTGGCGCAGGTTTTGGCCGAACTGTGCCAGGGCAGCGTGATGCCCTTCCCGCCCCTGGAGGGGGCCTACGCTGTCGCTGCCAAGGATGTCTACGGCACCCTGTTCGAGGTCTACCCCATCGGCAGCGAAATTATGCCGGGTCAGGGGCAGGATGAGGCCAGCTTTTGCCAGAATGCCCACCCCTACCATTTCACGGCGGTCCATGCGGCGGTGTCGGTGCCGGTGAGCCAGGCAGAGATTGAGGCGATCGCCCAGCGGCAGGGGTGGCGCACCCTGGTCTGCAACCGCGATGGCCTGTTTGACCTGGTGGAGTTTTGGGTGGAAAACCGGCTGATGCTGGAACTGCTGCCCCCCCAGATGGCCGAGGGCTATCTGCAAACCATGAGCCCCGCCAACCTGGAGCACCTGGAGGCCCAACTGGCCATGGTGCCCACCCGCAGCTAAGAGATATCCATTGCCCCATTTTCACCTTTGGAGATTTTAATCATGGCTAATGTTATTGCCCAAGCCCCCTCTGCCCCCAAAGTGCTGGCCCCTGGGGAGGGCGATCGCTTTCAAATGCTGACCCACGAGATGGTGGTCAAAGTCGATCGCACCGCCACCCAAGACCAGTGGGTTATGTACGAAGCCAGCGACACCCTGGGCAATGGCGCACCGCTGCACACCCACCCCTGGGAAGAGACCTTTTACATTCTCAGCGGTGAGCTAGAGGTCACCATTGGCCGCCGCGAGGTGGTAGCTGCCGCCGGAGCCTCGATCTATTTCCCGGCCAACATCGCCCACGGTTTTCGGATTAGCTCTGCGGAGGCCAGGCTGTTGATTATTTTGCCGGGCTTCTCCGAGGGCTTCTACCGGGAAGTGGGCAGCAGCGGCGTCCAGCTCCCGGCAGATATGGAGGAGTTCTTCGCCATCTGCGATCGCCACTCGGTCCGCATTCTGTAGATCTCTGCTACAGATCCCTGGGTTCCAAAGCCCATTGATAGCTGTCACCGAAATATCTCAGCTAGAACCCAGGGATCTAGCGTTTTGAACCTTGAATTTTGAATTGGAGTGAACCATGCAAGCAACCCAACCAGAACCCTTCAAGTGGCTGTGGATTGGCCTGGGGCTGCCCGTCGGTGGACTGGCGATCGCCGCCATTGGCTTTGTAGTTTTCTTTAGCTTTGGCCCCGAAGGCGGTGTGCGCGTGACCAGCACCCTGGAGCCCTACGCCAAGGAATACCTCGAAACGACCAAACTGCTAGAGCCCGATGAGAAAGTAATCGCCTACTACGACGCCACCATTGCCCTCAAGGGCACCGAGGCCGCCATTCTCACCGATCGCCGCGTGCTCTACCACCGGCCCAGGGGCAACACCAGCATTCCCCTGGTGCAGGTGGCCCGCATCGAGCACGAAGAGCAACCCGTAACGGGCGATATCATCCGCATCTTTGCTGAGGGCGGCGAACTGCTGGTGATCGAAATTGCCCCCCTCAACGGCGGCCTTAACTTTCTCAGCGCCCTGGAAAACCAGGTGGCCCTGGCCAAGCGAGTCTCCCAGGGCCAGCCCACGCCGCATTTATCTCAATTGGCGGAATAGAACTCTGTCAAACAATTCACCAACACATCCGATCCCATAGCCCCGATTCCCCCAAGGCCAAACCGCAGGGCAAATACCATTCGCCCTGCCAAATCGCAGGTCACTGAAGCCCAATGGAGCCCCATTATGATTAGACCTCTCAAGCTGCTGACTGCGGCGATCGCCACCGCCACCCTCAGCCTCGCCGCCCCCCGTCCCGCCGAGGCCCAGTTCACCAACCCCTACACCTTCAGCACCTGGAACAACCCCATCTCCAGCAGTGCCGACACCGCCATCATGAACCGCGCCTTTCAGCGCATGATCGAAGGGAGTTCCTCCAGCTCGGCCCCAGCGGCCCCGGCCCCGCTCAGCGCCAGCACCTTTCGGCCGGTGGCGGCCCAGCTGATGCCCCAGCGGCTGGCCGCCGACCCCGCCCTCAGCCCCACCGAACGGCAGCAAATGGCCGCCGTCTACAGCGACCTGCTGACCTTCTACCACGACTGGCTGGGGCAGGAGGGCGAGCAGCGCCTGCAAAACAACGTGGCCGGAGCAATGACGTACCTGCTGTTGACCAGCCACTACATCCTCAACAACGGCGCAGAGCTGAGCCAGTCCGACCAGGAGGCAATGCTGCAAAACTTTAACGAGGCGCTGTCCAGCGATGCCCACTTTCAAACCCTCAGCGCCCAGGCCAAGCAAGAACTCTACGAGATCCTGGTGATTTCGGCGGCGCTGCCTTTGGCCCTTTTCTTCGAAGGCCACGAGGTCGGGGATCCCGCCTCCGTGGCCGAGGCCCAGGCCATGGTCGAGGCGGTGCTGACCGCCATCCTATCGCCCTCCTGAGCAGGGGCCGCTGGTGGGATAAGCCTCTGGCCTGTCCAGTAGGGAAACGCTAGGGCAACCGTCTAGGAACTCTGCGGTGGGGCGATCGCCCCGCCAATGCCCTTGAGAATCTGCAACACCGCCTGCAATTCCTCGGGCAGGGTATACAGCGAAAACACCCGCGACAGACTGTAATTACAGATTCAAGAACTTCTCCAGGGCGGCGACCATGGCGGGAGGCCAGCGGCGCACGGTGCGCACCCAGTCGAGGTCTTTGTAGCGCCCATCGAGGCCCACCACCGCCACCCAGTTGCTCTCGGCCTCGCCGAGCTGGCCCTGGCCCCAGAGGGCGGCGGTGAGGGCAGCGCGGGCGTCGGCAAAGTTGGGGTAGCGGCGGGTGAGGCTACGGAACTGGCGGATCGCTTCCTCAGCGTGGCCCAGCTGATATTCCGCCAGGGCGGCGTTGACCCGGGCAAAGGCAAACTTGGGGTCGAGGTCGGCCGCTTTTTGGTAGTCGGCCAGGGCGGTTTCCCACTGACCCAGGCCCGCCTCGGCATTGCCCCGGTTGTTGTAGGCGGCGGCATCCTCGGGGTTGAGAGCCAGCACCTGGCTGTAGTCGGCGATCGCCTCCTCCCACCGCCCCAGCCCTTCTAAGGCCGCGCCCCGGTTGAGGTAGGGGTCGGGCTGCTCGGGGGCCAGGGCCACCGCCCGGTCGTAGTCCTCCAGGGCCTCCGCCAGCCTGTTCTGGCTCACCCGCACGTTGCCCCGGTTGCTCCACAGGGCGGCCTCATCGGGCAGGTACTCAATTAGCTGACTCCAGTAGGCTTCGGCCTCGGCAAACTGCCCCTTTTGAGACGCGGCAAAGGCTTTTTGGCGCAGATCAGAAATGTCTTGCACTACCTGAAGCGATAGCTCGGATGAATCGGATTGTGCCTGGGCAGGAAAGCTCCAGCCTGTAACGCAGAGCAGGCAAAAAGCAAATAAACATAACAACCGACACAAACCCAGCCTACTCATAGCGCAACTTTTTTGATTTGATTACGTCAAGCACATCATCATGCTTCTGGCCTTCAATGACGTCTTTGAGGTGAATCTCACCATTGACATATTGAATATGAATTCGCCAACCTGGAGTTTTATCAATGTCAGCCCGATAGATCGCTTGCTTGACGCCCTTTATCTTGTGAAGCCTGGTCTTTAGAAATCTTCTCGTTCTGTGACACTCGGCATCTTCAAGCTCAGCTAAAGCGTTTAAGAAGCTAGTTTTCAAATGATCATCGGGAAAAATCCTCATTGCCTGGTAGATCACTCCATATTCATCACAGAGAGTCAAAGTTTGTGCCATACGCACTTATGAGGCTTGGATGGTTTCTTGACCATGACGAACAATCTTCCGAGGAACGATTTCCTGATACAAAGATTTAGCTATAGCTTGATATGTCATGGTTGCATCGGCCAAATTTACCACTCGAAAAAGCGTAAAAATAACTTGATCAAAAATGGGATCTTCGTCCACTGCCAAAATTATTCTTAGTCCCTTTGAAACTCTTAATATGTATAGAGAAGACTCATACCCATTTAAGTCAATACCTAAAGTAAGACGATGAAGTTTGCGAAATACGTGGGCTTTTTGCGTGGAGAAAAGGTCTGCGTGTGCGTTGATCGTTTCGGCAACTAAAGCCTTTTCGTCATGGCTCAACCTGTCTAGGTCTTTTTCAAACCCTTTGGTTGATTCAATGAGAATATCCACGATGTGTACCGCCCATTAAGCTAGGTTTCTACTCTCAGTCCTTAGCATAACAATAAATGTTTCAGACAAACCCCAGGTTGTTGCTGCGCCCGGCGTGGGCGAGGGCGAGCTGGTAGTACTTCTGGGCGTGCTCCAGCAGCTCCAGGGCCTGCTGGTCGGAGACATCGCGAACGACTTTGCCCGGTACGCCCATCACCAGCGATCGCGGCGGCACATCTTTCGTCACCACTGCCCCGGCCCCGACAATGCTGCCGCTGCCCACCCTCACCCCATCCAGCACGATCGCGCCAATGCCAATCAGGCAGCCCCGCTCGATGTAGGCACTGTGGATGACGGCCCGGTGGCCGACGGTGACGTGGTCGGCCAGCACCGTCGGCTGGCCCGGATCGCCGTGGAGAATGGCCCCATCCTGCACATTGCTGTAGGGGCCTACCTCAATGCGTTCGACATCGCCGCGCAGCACTGCGCCGTACCAGATGCTACAGCCTTCGTGGAGAATGACATGGCCCATCACCGTAGCGTTGGGGGCGACAAACGCGGCCTGGGACAGGTCGGGTTGGGGCCAGAGTGAGGCAGAAGCAGCATCCATAGTCAGCCAGTTTTCTCAGCAGGTTCCTAAAAAAGTTAGCGGATTCCGTCAATGGGATGCCCAGCGCCCGGGAGAGCTGAGTTACCAAAGGTATAATGCAGCTACGGATATCGTGCAAACTGCCCGCCTCTTGAGGACACGTCTGGTTTCAGCCCAATGGTCAACTCCGCTTTGCAGTACCCCATCTATGGCCCAGAAATCCAGTGCCCTCACTGTCGGCAAACGATTCCGGCCCTGACGCTGACCGATACCTACCTGTGTACGCGCCACGGTGCCTTTGAGGCCAACCCCGACTCGAAGGAGCTGGTGCACCTGCAGTCGGGGCGGCACTGGCGACAGTGGGAGGGCGAATGGTACCGTCAGCACACCCACCCCGACGGCATTCGCTTTGAAATCCACGAGGCCCTCGATCGCCTCTATACCCAGGGCTACCGCGCCACCCGCGTGATTATTGCCCAGCGCTACCAGGAGCTGGTCAACGCCTACCTGGAGCGCAACTCCCCCTGGCGTGGTCAGATGGAAACCTCCGCCGCCCCCAAGCTCTACGGCCTGCCGGTGGAGTTTAGCCCCCCGGCCGAGGTTGACCCCCGCTGGGCCGTGATCAACTTCAGCCTTGAAAAAGAGCCGGGTGTGCCCGTGCGCTATCCTTATTTTCGCCTGTTTGAGTAGCCCGCCCGATGCTCCACCACGCATCAATTCGCACCCAGGACATTCACCGCGCGATCGCCTTCTACGAAGCCCTGGGGTTTACCGTCCACGAGCGGTTTTCCGCTGGCATCACCCTGGCCTGCTGGATGGAGGGGCTGGGGGGCCGCATCGAGCTGATTCAGATCCCTGAGCCGCGCCCCCCTGCCGATGCCTTCGGCGATGAGCACTACACCGGCTACTATCATCTCTCCTTTGATCTGACCCAGATGGCCCCCAGCCTGCCCGAATGGCTGTCGGAGGTGCGCCAGCGGTTTGCCGAAAGTCCCGGCGCGGTTGGTAGCCCCAAGGTTTTGCTGGAACCGCAGCAGCAGATCATCGGCGATCGCGTCTACGAAGTCGCCTTTTTGGCCGATGCCGACGGGCTGCCTTTGGAGTTTATTCGAGTGCTGGGCAATGTCCAATCCTGAGGGCCCCAACCCTGAAAAACTGGCTCCCTTTGCCGACAACTGGGCCTACCTGAAGACCGAGCTGGCCTGGCTCGATCGCCTGCTGATGGTGGCCGTATCGCGGCAGAAGCGCGAGCTGCAGGAGCTAGACGACTTTGCCATCTCCGATCAGGACCGGGTCACCCGCCACTGGTGGAAGGGCATCATTCACCTCACCGGGCAGCCCAACTACGACCACGCCCGCCCCCCCAAGGTGGCGCGCCCGGGCGGGAACTATGCCCAACAGCTGGAGGCCCGGATTGTGGCCAGCCAGCGCCAGGGGGTGGTACTGGCTTTGCCACAATTGCGCGATCGCCTCCAGCTCACCCTGTTCGAAAAAAATGTGCTGCTGCTGGCCCTGGCCCCCGAGGTCAACCAGCGGTTTGGGCGGCTCTACAGCTACCTGCACTACCAGCACGATGAGGCCGACTGGGACCTGCCCACGGTGGATCTGTGCCTGCGGCTGCTGTGCCGCAACGATCTGGAATGGCGGCGATCGCGCCCGCTAATTGCCCCCAACAGCCGCCTGGCCAGCCTCGGCCTGGTGGAATGGCTCAACGCCGACGACACCACGCTGCTCAGCCGTCACCTGCGTCTGACCGAAGACCTGGCCACTTACCTGCTGGCCGAAGCCCCCGACCCCGCCAGCCTCGACACCTGGGCCATCGCCCCGGCGGCTGAGGCCGGAGAGGCCTCTGAAGTTCCGGCGGAGAGCTGGGATAGCCTGGTGCTGCCCGACCCCCAACTGGCTCAGCTCCACACCGTGGCCGCCGCCGCCCGCGCCACCGATGGCACCATGGTGCTGCTGACCGGCCCCAGCGGCACCGGCAAAACCCTGGCGGCCAAAGTGCTGGCGGCGGAGCTGGGGCTGCTGCTGGTCATGGTCGATCTGGCTACCATTGCCCCCGACGAGGCCGGCACCATTCCCGAACTCGACGACCTGGCCGAGCTGCCCCCCTGCGTACTTCTGCTCAAAAATGCGCCCCACTGGTTTGGCCGCAACCCCGCCGCCGAAGCTGCTCTGGTGCAGTCGTGGGTGATTCAGCGCCGTCGCCAGCCGGGGTTGACCCTGCTGACGACGCCCTACCTGCAAAGCATCAAACCGTCCTGGCGACAGGCCATGAGCGGTCTGGTCGAGTTTCCCCTGCCCGATGCCGCCGCCCGGGAGCAGCTGTGGCGGCGAACGCTGCCCCAGGGCACCAAAAAAGCCCGCAGCCTGCGCTGGTCCCACCTGGCCCAGCAGCTGCCCCTGAGCGGTGGCGAAATCGCTACCCTGGCCCAGACTGCCGTGGCCCTGGCCCAGCAGGAGGATCCCCCAGTGCTGACCCTTGACTGCCTGCACCAGGCCCTGGCCCTGCACCACCCCGGCCTGACGCTCTCGCCGGCCAAAGCCAGCCGCGCCAGGCGATCGCCGTCGCCTAAATCGAGCTAATCCGATCGCCCCATGTACTGCCCGTGAATGCTGACGGCGTAGGGCACCAAAAAGGTGAGGCCCGCTGAAATCCAGCGGGCCTGAGTCATGGCCCCGGTTCGCAGGGCGGGGCCGTGGTTGATCACAAACAGCACCGTACCCACGAACAGAGCAACGCGCACCGCCCTGCGCGCCAGGTGGGGCGTGACTAGCGCCACCAGATAACCTTCAACTGCTTTCATCATCGATGGCAGCCCCAAGCACCCAGTCCCCTAGGAAACCATTGCTTCAGCCTTGGCCCGGTTTTCTTCCCACTTGCGGGGGGGGCTGGCGCGGCGAATCGTGCGCCAGATCTGGGTGGCGGCCAGGGTGCCATCGGCCACGGCAACCGACACTTGGTTGACGCCCTGCTTCAGGTCGCCAATGGCAAAGATGCGATCGTGGGAGGTTTGGCACATCGTGTTGGTGACCAGGTTTTCACCGTCCCACTCCAGGTTGGCAATGCCCTTGAGGTAGTGGTTGTGGTAGATCGACCCCATGTTGATCAGGCCGGTGGTGGCTTCGATCACGGTGCCATCGCTCAGCTGTACGCCGCTCATTTTGTGGTTTTCGCCCAGAAATTTGGCGATCGGGGCCTCGTAGAGGGGGTAGCCGTAGTCGGCCAGTTTGGCCCGCATCTCGTCGCCGACGGTACAGAGGCCGTGGGTGAGCACCGAAATGTAGGGGGTAAACCAGTCGAGCACAAAGGCGGCGTTAATCTGCGACTCTTTGCCCGCAATCAGCACGGCTTTCTGGTCCCACATGTCGAAGCCATCGCAGATCATGCAGACGTGGAGCGTATAGCCCGCGTAGTCGTAGACGTTCTGCATGTCGTCGAGCTGGGGCAACACGTCGATCACGCCGGAGGCCGCAATCAGGTATTTGGTGCGAAAGACCGGGTAAACGCTGTTGGTCTTGCCCACTTTCACCTGTACCGCCAGATGGTCGCCCTCGTCGACCACGTCTTCGACAAAGCCACGCAGGTAGTCGGCCCCCCACTCCACCGCCTGCTTCGCCCCGTGGATCAAAATGTCGCGTCCGGGCGTGTCGGGGTTAACGCCGACCACGTTGCGGACCTCCTGCATCCACAGCGATCGCCCCTTGCCCTTTTCGATCACCAGGCACTTGAGCCCGTAGCGGGCCAGGTAAATAGCTGCCGACAAGCCCCCCATGCCGCCGCCTACAACAATGGCGTCGTAAACCTGGTCCGTACGTTCATGAAGATTTTGGCGGGATAGTTTCATAGCGGTGATGGATGAAGAGGACTGCGTTCGGCCTAAGCCGTAGGGAAAGCATTGATCCCGCTCCAAGCCCAGACGTGGGGTTTGTTAGTGGGAAAACTCTAGATCTGGAGCTGGACTTGATCCGGGCTCTATCTCTAGGCTAAAGGATTTCCAAAAATCGAGATGAGAATTGTGTAAGAGGGTCAGGCTGGCGCACCTACCCAACCCCCCAACTAAAAAGGCAAAGGGGTACATGCCATCCCCTTTGCCTCAGCGCTCACCCAGGGTGAGTCAGCGGGTCACTAGCCCACGAAGGCCAGGCGAGGCTCGGACACACCGGCCGGCTCACTGCCCTTCAGGTAGGCCAGCATGGTGTCGGCATCAGATACCTCAAAGGGGTCGATGGGGCAGTTGTCGCCAAAGTCGGGCTCAACAAAGATTTTTTCGATGGTGCCGTCGTTGACGAGCATGGAATAGCGCCAGGAGCGCATGCCAAAGCCCAGGTTGGACTTGTCCACCAGCATGCCCATCTTGCGGGTAAATTCGCCGTTGCCGTCGGGCAGCAGGAAGACGTTCTTGGCCCCGATCTTCTGGCCCCACTGGAACATTACAAACGCGTCATTTACCGAGACGCAGACGATGGTGTCAACCCCGTGGGCTTTGAACTCGTCGTAGAGCTCTTCGTAGCGGGGCAGGTGGTTAGAGGAGCAGGTGGGCGTGAACGCACCGGGCAGAGAGAACACGACGACTTTCTTGCCAGCGAAGAGATCGCTGCTGGTCAGGTCTTGCCAGCGGTAGGGGTTAGACCCACCCACAGACTCGTCCCGCACGCGGGTCTTGAACGTAACTTCGGGTACACGTCCGTTAGCAACCATAATTACCTCTGTGAAAGTTTTACGAACTACTTAACTGCGTTTCCAGCCTTTGCTGTCTAACCCAGAATAATTCTGAGTTAAGAAATCTTCAATAAGCATATTAGCCTAAAAACTCGGACTTGTTAAGAAGTCAGACTGATTCTTAGATGGGAATGCTAATCTGTTAAGGGTGAGCTATCTTAGAATGCCAGGCCGCTGTCAGCTGACACCCGCTGGATGGCCCAGTTGCCGTACGCTAAACGCCGGAGTCGGGGAAAATGTCGTCCCAAGCCGATCAAATCGTCGCGATACTGAAGTCCCGGGGGTTGCGCGTTACGCCCCAGCGATTTGCCGTGTATGCCAACCTGTTGGGCCGCTGTGACCACCCCACCGCCGACGACATTCTCCATGACCTCAACCAGGACGTCCCGACCTCGTCCCAGGCGACGGTGTATAGCTCGCTGCAGGCGCTGCGGGAGGTCAATTTGGTCCGCGAGGTGCTGCTCGAAGCCGGGGTCTGTCGCTACGACGCCAACGTTGGCCCCCACCACCACTTCCGCTGTCAGTCCTGTGGCGCGATCGCCGATATTCCCTGGGAAACCCTGGCCAGCCTCAACCTGAAAACCCTCAGCCCCCAATGGCAGATTGAGGGGTATGAGGTGACGGTGCGCGGCCTGTGCGATCGCTGCCAAACCGCATAGGCTAGTTTTAATTAGTTTTGAACGGGTTTCAACGATGCCTGACCCTACCCTAGTCACCAGCCCCTGGCAGCTCAAACCCTGGTGGTGTCAGCCCTGGTCGATTGTGCTGACGGGGGTCACGATTGTAGGCGGCAGTTGGCTGCTGTTCCATCGCCTCTGGCTGAGCGGCCTGATTGCTATTCCCATTGGGGTGTGGATGGGCTTTTTTCTGCTCCTCTGGCCCCGCCTTATGGCCGAGGCCGGGCTGCTGGAGCCCCACCACCAGGTCGACACCCCCGACGCTTGATGGCTCACTCCCGCATTCCCCACCATCGCAATGCCCAGCCTTTATACCTTTACCGACTACTCCCCCGAGTGGCCCCACGCCTTCGAGCAAGCGGCGGCCCAACTGCGATCGCTGCTGGGTGACGACCTGATAGCCATCCACCACATCGGCAGCACCTCCGTGCCGGGGCTGGCGGCCAAACCGATCATCGACCTGCTGCCCGTGGCGCAATCTATTGAGGCCATTGCAGCCCAGACCCCACAGCTCGAAGCGGCGGGCTATCTAGCGTGGGGGGAATACGGCCTGCCGGGGCGGCGCTACTTTACCCGCGATCGCGACGGCTACCGCACCTACAACATTCATATCTACGGCCAGGGTGACCCGGATATCGATCGGCACCTGGCTTTTCGGGACTATCTCCGGGCTCACTCACCAGTGCGCGACGAGTATGCTGCTGTTAAGCGAGCCGCCTATGCCCAGCACCCCACGGACATCGGCGGCTACAGCGACAGCAAACACGACTGGATTCAAACGGTGGAGGCCAAGGCTATGGCCTGGTACCTGCAGTCCGGCAGCAACCCAGTTCCCGTGCCCTAATTAGGTAGCAAGCTCGCTAGCGTGGAGAGCCCGTTTGTGGCCATTGAGCTGCCCAAGCACAAACACCGGGGGCGATCGCCTCCGTCGTGCCCTATGTCCAGGAAGAGCGAGAAGAAGCCCTTGGGATGTCGCTGAATTGAGGCATGAATGTAGTTAGGGCCACCCAAGCTGCTTAATCTAAAGCTGTCTCTGTCATTGCGGTTTGGCCATTGCGGTTTGGCTTGGGCCTAAACCTTTTCGGGCACCCCGCCGTAGGAAGGTTCCAGCGCGGCCAGCTGATTAACCAGGGCGGTAATGGTCTCTGGGTTGGCGGGCTTTTGGAAGGTGGTCAGCAGCTCGCGGCCCAGCACGGTGCAGCCCAGGTGGGAGAGCTGTAGCCGCATTGCCACCAGTACCTTTTGGCCGCCGCCGCCGCTGTGG from Leptolyngbya sp. KIOST-1 carries:
- a CDS encoding Fur family transcriptional regulator — translated: MSSQADQIVAILKSRGLRVTPQRFAVYANLLGRCDHPTADDILHDLNQDVPTSSQATVYSSLQALREVNLVREVLLEAGVCRYDANVGPHHHFRCQSCGAIADIPWETLASLNLKTLSPQWQIEGYEVTVRGLCDRCQTA
- a CDS encoding peroxiredoxin, which gives rise to MVANGRVPEVTFKTRVRDESVGGSNPYRWQDLTSSDLFAGKKVVVFSLPGAFTPTCSSNHLPRYEELYDEFKAHGVDTIVCVSVNDAFVMFQWGQKIGAKNVFLLPDGNGEFTRKMGMLVDKSNLGFGMRSWRYSMLVNDGTIEKIFVEPDFGDNCPIDPFEVSDADTMLAYLKGSEPAGVSEPRLAFVG
- a CDS encoding GrpB family protein, whose protein sequence is MPSLYTFTDYSPEWPHAFEQAAAQLRSLLGDDLIAIHHIGSTSVPGLAAKPIIDLLPVAQSIEAIAAQTPQLEAAGYLAWGEYGLPGRRYFTRDRDGYRTYNIHIYGQGDPDIDRHLAFRDYLRAHSPVRDEYAAVKRAAYAQHPTDIGGYSDSKHDWIQTVEAKAMAWYLQSGSNPVPVP
- a CDS encoding NAD(P)/FAD-dependent oxidoreductase; translation: MKLSRQNLHERTDQVYDAIVVGGGMGGLSAAIYLARYGLKCLVIEKGKGRSLWMQEVRNVVGVNPDTPGRDILIHGAKQAVEWGADYLRGFVEDVVDEGDHLAVQVKVGKTNSVYPVFRTKYLIAASGVIDVLPQLDDMQNVYDYAGYTLHVCMICDGFDMWDQKAVLIAGKESQINAAFVLDWFTPYISVLTHGLCTVGDEMRAKLADYGYPLYEAPIAKFLGENHKMSGVQLSDGTVIEATTGLINMGSIYHNHYLKGIANLEWDGENLVTNTMCQTSHDRIFAIGDLKQGVNQVSVAVADGTLAATQIWRTIRRASPPRKWEENRAKAEAMVS
- a CDS encoding DUF6737 family protein, translated to MPDPTLVTSPWQLKPWWCQPWSIVLTGVTIVGGSWLLFHRLWLSGLIAIPIGVWMGFFLLLWPRLMAEAGLLEPHHQVDTPDA